The nucleotide sequence GTCGCGGTCCACGAGGTCGGGGGCGCGGTCGACCCGACCGCCGGGCAGCGTGGTGACCACGCGTTTCCCGCGGACCGCCCCGGCGATGCCGATCTCGCGCATCAGCCGCTCGACGGTGCAGCGGGCCACCGGGTGGCCCCGGCGGTTCAGCTCGCGCCAGATCCTCCTCGCCCCGTAGACGCGGTAGTTCGTGTCGTAGACGTCTTGGATCAGTTTCTTCAGTTCCGCGTCCCGGACGGTCCGCGCGGAAGGTGCTGCGACGCGCTGCTTGTGGGCGTAGTAGGTGGAGGGGGCGATGCCGCCCGCGTGCCCGGACAGCACGTGGCAGATCGGCTCGACACCGCCGAAGCGGTCCCGGTACTCGTCGATGAACGCCACGAGCGCAGGTGTGGCCGGTCGAGCTCGGCCGCGAGGAAAGCCGACGCCGCCCGCAGGATCTCGTTCGCCCGCTTCAGCTCCGCGACTTCCTTCCTCAACGCCTTGACCTGCGCGGACTCCTCACTGGTCGTCCCCGGCCGGTGCCCGGTGTCGATCTGGTCCTGGCGGACCCACTTGCGCAGCGTCTCGTACGAGCCGATGCCCAGCTTGGTGCAGACCGCCTTGATCGCGGCGGACTCGGTCGGGTAGTCGCCGAGGACCTCGGCGACCATCCGCACCGCACGACGGCGCAGCTCGGGCGGGTAGGTGGAGGGACGTGCCATGACTCGATCCTCACATGTAATCGAGTCCCCACTTCACCCGGGGCGGTTCACCTACACCCTGGTCCTGACCAACACCGACAGGCTCTTCACCGATGCGGCACAGGCACGAACCAAAGCCACGTCCGACCTGACATGGCTGAAGACCACCTACAAGACCCACTGAGCCCCGAACTACCGTGGCGGTGACGATCCTCCTTCACCACCCGACCGCTGCGGACGGTCGCGAGCACCGGGACCCGCAGCTTGGTTGCGAACGATGAGTCGCCTCTGAGTGGGCGGTTCGTGAATTGATGTCCGTTTCAGGGTGAGGTTGGAGCGGGGCTGCTGGTCCCGGGGTTTGTCGGTTGCTGCTTCGTGGTGAAGCTGCCGGTGTCGACCTCGGTGAGGACGCCGAGCTTGACTAGGCGTTTCAGCTTGGCTCGGGTGCCTTCGATGTTCTTCGGGAGGAGTTCGTGGTCGAGTGCTTCGCAGATGTCTCGGGCTCGCAGCGGGCTGTCTGCCTCGTTGCAGACGTTGAGGATGCGGGGGTAGCCGGGGGGTCGGGCAGGTCGGGTGAGGGGCTTCGGGTGGGGATTCGGTCGGCGAGAGCGGTGACGGTCGTGCGGGTGATCGCGAGGTGTTCGAGGTGGGTCTCGGCGGCCCGCAGCCGACTCTGCAAGTCGGCCATCTCGGTGCGGAGTTCGTCGGCCAGCAAACGGGCGGCGTCCTCTTGGACGCCGAGTGCGTCGAGCAGCGGCTCGATGTTCACGCCGGCACCGCCTGCGGTTCGCGCCAGGTGGGGGTGTTCGCGCCGGTGAGGCGGCGGATCATGACGTGGGTCATCGCCCAGTGGACGCGTGAGGCGGACGAGGCCGGGAGGTGCTCGTAGTCACGGACCAAACGCCGGTGCAGTATCAGGACCGCGTAGGTCTGCTCGACCCTCCACCGCTTCGGCTGCGGCAGGAACCCCCGGTGACCGGGGACGCGTTCGACGATCCCGACATCGATGCCCAGGCCGGCGCCGTGCACGACGACCTGGTTCTTGAAGCCCTGGTCCACCAGGGCCTTGCGGACGGTGCCCCCGGCGTGGTCGGCGACCTGGTCCAGCAGGGCGGTGCCCGCGGCGTCGTCGTGGGTGTTCGCCGCGACGACGACCACGGCGACGACCAGGCCGAGGACGTCCACGGCCAGGCCGCGCTTGCGGCCCGGCACCTTCTTGGCCGGGTCGTAGCCGGTCGTGGCGGCGGGGACCCCGGCGGCGACGCGGACACTCTGGGTGTCCAGGACCACCAGGGTCGGGTCCTCTAATCGTCGGGCGCGTTCCCGGACCTGGCAGCGCAGGAGTTCGTGGACGACCCGGTCGGTTCCGTCGTCGCGCCAGGCCGCGAAGTAGTAGTACGTCGCGCTCTTGGGCGGAAGGTCGTTCGGGAGGTAGGCCCACTGGCAGCCGGTCCGCCCCTGGTAGAGGATCGCGTTCACGATCTCCCGCATGTCGTAGGCGCCTTGATGACCGCTGACGGAGCGGTGCCGGTCCTTCCACGCGGTGATCACCGGCTCGATCAACGACCATTGCTCGTCCGACAAGTCACTGGGATACGGCTTGCGTTCACTCACATCATCACACCAGCAGATCAGCAGCCGCGGACCGACGGATTCCACCCCCCGTCCACTCCATTAGGCGACCACAGATCAACTCAAAGACTCACGAACCGCCCACTTGGAGCTCACGGCGAGCGTGATCGGGCGCGCGCTGTGATGCTGCGCGCGCCACTCGCGGAGACGTCGATCAGCGGGACAACGGCCGCCTGTGGGCGCTGCCGCTGCAAGACTGAGTTCGGCAAACAAACCTACCGTTTGCCGTCGCGTAGAACGGCGCGTAGAACGCGACGGACAAGCCCGGTCTGTGGTTCGATCCAATTTGTTGCCGGGGCCGTTTGCGTGGACATCGTTTGGCCGTACCAGGATGGCATGATGAAGTCCGGCCGCCCCTCCCAGTCCTCGCATTCATCGGCACCTACGATGCTTTCATCTGCCATCTCCACTGCCGTCGAAACACCAACAGCAACCGGCTGTCCGGGGGCGGGCTCAGACGGTCGTTCATGCTGTTCGGTGGTCATCGCCGCTATCGGCTCTGTCTCAACCTGCAATCTTTCGGCGATCTCAGCATTCAGGCGCACCAACTCACGGAGCTCGTCTACACGTTCGCGCACGAGTATGGCCACTTGCTCCGCGTCCATGGGTTGATCCCTGCGGATAGTGAGGCGACTGAGCCGTAGCGCTGCATCGGCGTCCCCGAGGCGAAGTGCAGCCGTCAGGGTGTCCGCGGTGATCGGCTGCGGTGGCGGGATGTCCACAGTTGACGGAGCGTCGCACTCCTCGCGCCACAGGGCGTGGAATCGCAAGACGATGGGTTCCGGAGGTGGCTTACGAGGGGACTTGAAAGCAAGGTAACGGATCGTTGCCTCAAGAAGCGGCCAGCCTGGTACACGCTGCCCCTGAAGAAGTTTGTTCAAGGTCTCATGGCTGACGGTCGTGGGCAGGGCTTCGCGACAGGCCATCATTCCGGTGGCGATTGAGCGGGTTCCTGGCCTACCTGCCTCGGTGTACAGCTCGTGCAGCGCCTCCACGAGGTTTCGTCGCGGTCCCGGCGGCAAGTCACCTATGCCGGGCAGCACAATGGCCATGGTCCCCCGCTCTCCAGTGCCAACTTTTGTCAAACGATCTCATACCCCAGGCTCCGCCGAATCGTCTGCCGTGCCTAGATCGGCCAGATTCTGTGGTTGGTACGTCAGATGTGGCTCGGACGACTGTCCTTGCTTGCAACAGTGGATGTCGTCGCGATCGCGACGACATCCACTCTTCGCAGAAGGAGATTCGCCATGCCCACTCACGCCCAAATGCCGAAAGGATCGCGCTGGGGCAGGGCTCTCGGTGCCGCCGCTGCGTCGGTCGCTTCACGCGCGCTCGTCGCCTGGCTTCTGACCAGGCTCTTCAGCGGCGACTGACCATCCCTTGTGGTCCTTCTCCACGCGTGACGTCGAGGTGAGGACTGGCCCCGCCCGCCGCAGCACGCTCTGCGCAGTGTCGGGCGGGGTCCCGTCGGACGCGCGGATCGAAATACCGTCGCGCTACGGCCACATGACGGGCCCCTCAGGCCCCGGCCCTAGTCGATGTAGCTGTGGACTTCCGCTTCGGGCGCAGCGGCTAGCATCCGCCTCGCGGACGATCTCGTCGATCAGCGAAACCGGGAAGGTACGCCCTTGCGCGTGTCTTGAGCATTGCTCTCGTGATCGTGACCTACGTCGCTTTACGTCGCTTGATGTAGACCTCGCTCCCACCGGTCGTGACGTTCACGGACTGTTGTGGTCAGGGAGGCGGAGGGACCGAGTACTCGCTCGCAAGTGGCGAGCAGGCCTCGGGACTCGGTGAGTGCGTGCGCGACGTCGCCGGATTCGGCGGTCCAGCCCGCGGCGTGGCTTCGGATCGCCAGGGTCATGCGGTCCTCTGCGCCGCGGCTGCTTCGGCATAGGTCGGCGAGCTGGCGTAGACGGCGGGCCGCTCGGCTGGGGTCTCCGGCTCTGCCGATCCAGGTGGCAAGGCGAAGATGGAGGCGGAAGCCGAGTCGTTGGTCGCCGGCAGTGGGCATCTCATGAGCGGCAATGACTTCCTCGAGAGTGCGGACGGCATGCCCTGGGTCGCCGAGGTGCCCTTGGCAGTCCGCGAGCTCGTAGCGAAGGTGGAGGACGCGGCTGTGGGTGGGCCCGACTTCTTGCTCCATCATCTCAGCCCGTTCGCGGAACAGTCTGGCCGCGGTTGCGAAGTCGCCAGCCTCGACCGCTTCGTAGGCAAGTAGGTGGCCGACGTCGCGGTGGGCGCTCGTTCCTGGCGCAACGCGTGGCTCGCGGAATAGCGCCTGCACGTTGGCGTAGGCGTGGCCTGGGCCTTGGGCGTGTCCGGAGTGTCGGGCGTGGAAGACCATGCCGTCTGCGACCACGTGAGCGTCGGGCCCCGTGCGCAACTCCCAGTCTCGGGCGAGATCCAGCCATGCCTGCGCAGCTTCAGCGTGGTTGCCGAGGGTGGCGTTGAACTGCGCGACCCCACGACGCAGCGAGAGGACGAATTCCTCGTCGACGCCGGGAGTCGAACCGAAGGTGGCGAGCAACGATTCGACGATCGCGAGGGCACGGGCGGAATCGCCGTTATGGTGCATATGCCATGCCTCGAGGCTCTGTGCGTACAAGGTCTCGGGGTGGTCTCGCCCGAGGCGGGCCTCGCACTCACGGACGGTGTCAGAGGCGAAGCGGAGCGCTTGTGCCGATCCGTCGCGGGCCTCGATGAGGTAGGAGAGATCACTCATCGCCTGTGGGCGTCGGGCGGCGGCAGGGTCGGCGAGCACGCGACGGTAGGCGCTTTCAGCGATGTCGACCATTTCCCATCCGTTTGCCAGTCCCGCAAGGTCGATGACCTCGTCCAACGTCGCCACGGCGACAAGCGCGGCGACTGCCGCCGACGGTGGCTGGTCCTTGGGGAGAGCGTCGATGAGGTAGTCGAAGGCGCGCAACGCGCCGTGAGTGTTTGGGAGGAGCAGACTGCTGGTTGCGAACAAAGGCGTGGTTGCCCAGGCGACGGCTTCGGTGAGCGGTTCGGGGCGCAGCAGCGCCCCACCTCGCTGTTCCAGGTATGCATCTGCCGCGTCAGCGAGTTCGTGAGCCGTCAGGTGGCGATGAACGCCGCCTCGACGTGCGAGAACGCCGGCGGCTACCAAAGCGGCGCCTCGCGGTTGTGTGCCTGGTGCCCAGGCGTCCTGCCACGCGGAGAACAGTTGAGGGCCTGCCGCCAGGTACTCGGAAACTCCGAACGTATCGGCGTGCTCCAATGCCTCGGCGATCCGCGGGTCAGCAGTGTGCTCCCGAAGTCTCGTCAGCTCGGTCGTCGACCAACGTCGGGGCAGGTGGATGCGATGGGCAAGCCCGATGACTTCCGCTCCCTGGCGTCGGGCATCGTCGCCGAGTCGGTCGGCATAGTGGTTTCCCGCGAACAGGAATCGCGCCTGCTCCTCTGCCCGTATCGTCGCAACGATGGTGTTGCGGTGCCGTCCGCCCGAGACGAGAGCGTGGATGTCTCCTCGGGTCAGCCCACCGGTTCCCAAGTACCGCTCCAGATCGTCCAACCAGATGACGCACGGACGCGCGGAGGTACAGGCTGCCTCCACAGCCGCCGCGATATCGGCTCGACTGTGCGGCTCGACAAGTACGTGGTCACCCAGCACGGCGGTCAACGCCTGATACACCGCACGAGTCTTCCCCGCCGTCGACTCCCCGACCAGCAGGACGAAGTCCCGGCTCTGCACTGCGGTGTGGAGGCGATCGCTGACGTCCCGCGTCACGAATGGCGTAACGCGATCAATCGCCCCGTGCCCAGATGCTGCCGGATGCACGCCGAGCGCGATCGGGTCAGCGCAATCACGCACCAACGGCAGGCGGCCCCGTCCATCCACGACCAGATTGCGACTCACGGTCGTGTTCACGGCTGCCGTACGGTCATGCCTGGCAACCCCTTGGGATGACCACACGCCGGCGATAGTGGCGCCAACAGCACCTACCAACGCCGACCACGGCTCCGTGAACCACCATGTGGCCGCTGCCGCAGAGCTGCCGGCAACCACTGCCGAACCCGCGATAAGAATTCGACCATCCAGCGTTCTGCCCCAACGCCCAGGCAATCCCCGCCCCCGCATCGATCCATCATCCACGGTGCGCGACGTGCCATCCACCACCCCTGCCCGTCAGTAAGCAATGGACAGCACCACTTCCGTGGAACTGCCCTGTCCGGCAGCTCATCGGGGCTCGGCACGAGCCAGAACGGCTGCGACTCCAACAGCTCCGTGTCGGCAATGTCGGCGATGGCGAGACTCCGCACTATGCGGTCCTCGCGATGATGAGGCCCGAAGACCTCGTCGCAAACCTGCGCTGCTTCGCGGACAACGTCGGGTGGTGGTCGAGTTCCTGGATGGAGCCGCGGTTGTGACCGACCGACTCGCCAAACAATCCCCGGCCTCAAGGCGTTCGGTCGGGACGGGCACCGATCCGAACTGAAGTCGCGGAACCGCGCACGGTCGGCGCGGCCGGGGGCGCGCCTCGGCAACGCGCGTACCAAATGCCCCCGGTCTGCCCCCGTGCGCCGCTGGCGGGCGCACATCCTTCAGACGGACGTTTGGTCGGAAACCACCGCACAGCACTCCAACCATGATTGCTCAACGGATGCTCCGAGGCGCGCCCATGTGAGGGGGACGATGATCACCAGGGCACGCACGCAGGCCGCGACGTCCTCACCTGCCCAGGGCATCCTGGCGTTGTGGGCAGCAGACGCTCTTGGCGGCACCGCGGAGCCCGCCGTCAACGGTTTGCGCTTTGCGTTCTACGGGCGGGTGTCGACGGAGGATCATCAGGATCCGGTGACCTCGAAGGCGTGGCAGTTGCTGCGGGCCTAGGCGCTGACGTCGGGTCACGGTCGGGTCGTGGCGGAGTTCTTCGATGTCGGGCACAGCCGGTCGATCCCGTGGGCGCGCCGGCCAGAGGCGGCGGCGTTGCTGGCAGCGCTGGCTGATCCGGATCGGGGCTTCGACGCGATCGTGATCGGGTCGAGCGAACGGGCTTTCTACGGTCAGCAGTTCGCGAACATGGCACCGTTGTTCGCACACTACGGAGCCGCCGTGTGGCTTCCGGAGCTCGGCGGCGAAGTCGATCCGAGTTTGACCGCTCACGATGAACTCATGGTGCTGCTCGGCATCCTGTCCAAGCGCGAGGTGGCACGGGCCCGGATACGTGCACGGACGTCGATGACGGTGCAAGCACGAAACCAGGGACGGTACTTGGGAGGACGGCCGCCGTACGGGTACCGCCTCGTCGACGCCGGCCCCCACCCGAACAACGCCGACGCACGACGCGGGGTCAGGCTCCGGAAGCTCGACGTCGACCCGACCACCGGCCCGGTGGTGACGTGGATCTTCGCGCAGCGGCTCGCCGGGCACAGCAAGGCCCGGATCACGCGGGCGCTCAACGACGCGGGCATCCCGTCTCCGACTGCGGCGGATCCCGAGCGCAACATGCACCGCGCGAACACGCGGTGGACGTTGACGGCGGTGCGGGCGATCCTGGCGAACCCGCGGTACACCGGCCGACAGGTGTGGAACCGGCAACGCACCGACCACGTGCTCGTCGACCCGGACAACACCACTCTGGGGCACCGCGACGTGATGCGTTGGAACGACCGCGACGAGTGGGTGATCTCCGACCGCCCGGCGCACCCGGCGCTGGTGAGCGAAGCAGACTTCGTCCGAGCCCAGGGCATCCGCGCCACCGCGCGGACCCCGGGCCGCACCTATCTGCTCGCGGGCATGCTCGCTTGCGGGCCGTGCGGGCGGCGGATGGAATCGTGCTGGTCCAACGGCAAACCCTCGTACCGCTGTCGGCACGGTTTCTCCAGCGCGACGACTCCGGACCCGGCACGTCCGAAGAACGCGTACGTCCGAGAGGAGTTGGTGCTCCGGCACCTCCCAGCACTGCACGTGCGGCTGGGCGGCAGCCGGAGCACTGTCACGCCGGAGGCGGCACTCGCCTACCTGCAGACTCGGGCGATCAGGCTGATCTACAACCCGACCAATCGGACGGTCACCGCCGACACCGAAGGAAAGGAGCGCGTCTACCTGGGCTGACCTGCAGATACCCCGAGAAGAGAGGGGAGGCGGGCAACGAAAAGCACCCGCCTCGGAGGAGGCCCGAGATCGGGTGCCGATCGGTGTTGCCCGGAAACCGGGCCGCATGTACAGATGGTGTGTCCGACTACACACATGCCATGTCGCGAGGCGCGCAGCAGATTGCGGTGTTGTGATGTCGACCGCCGTCACACCCCCGATGGGCGCTGTCGATATCGCCCGCAATCCCCGGGACTCCGCAGTCCGCGCGGTCACCCTGATCATGGGCGCAGTCGTCGGCCTGACCTTCCTCTTCGGCTTCGGCAACGTCTGGGCACTCGCGCTGCGCCTCGGCGTCCTCCCCTGGGTTGCACCCCTCGTCGCCCCAGCAGTCGATCTTTCAATCTTGGGGCTGCTGCTCGCAATCCGACGGCTTGTTCTGGACGGCGCGGACGCCACCGTGATCCGCCCGGCACGACGGCTCCTCGTGTTCTCCAGCGTGATGACGCTCGCGCTAAATGTCGCCGAACCGCTGATCACCCAGCACTACGGCAAGGCAGCGTTCGACGCCGTCGGGCCCCTTCTGCTTATCGGCTGGGCGGAGGTTGGCCCGGGGCTCCTGGAAGTTCTCAGCCAGCGAGCTGTTACGAAAGAGTTGCCACCTCCGCAGCTTGACAGCGAGACACGAACTATCAAACAGGCAGTTGCCGTGCACAACGCGACAGGCACAGGCGACAACGACACGGCGGGCGCGCAAGAGGATCTGCTAGCCCTGGCACGCGCTGCCGACGTACGACATCGGCACGTGCATCGGCGTCCGATCTCAGCCGAGACTCTCCGTAAAGAACTGCGCGTCGGCGCTCAGCGATCACGACAACTCGTCTGTCAGCGGACGTGGCAAGGTCCCCGTTGGCGGTCGTGAGGCGTCCCCATCCGCGGACATGAATCTCCCCCAGTGACGGACATCTGGCCTCCCCACGCTGTCCGGGAAGGGCGCTTGGCACAGTGCCCTCCCGTGAAGACGAATGAGGAGATCATGGAGATTCTGGCTGCATACGACTTGACGGGCAGTTACCGCAAAGCGGCCGAGTTGGCGGGGTGCGACCACCACACCGTCCGCCGCTATGTGCAGTTGCGCGGGACGGGCATCGACCCGGCCGCGCGGATTCCGCGCACGAAGATGATCGACGCGTTCATGCCGAAGGTCGAGGAACTGATCGAGGCTTCGCGCGGGCGGATCGGCGCCGATCAAGTCCACAAGAAGCTGATCGCGATGGGCTACGGCGGCACCGACCGCACGACCCGGCGGGCGGTGGCCGCGGCGAAGGAGTCGTACCGGACCGGACATCGGCGTGTTCACCGGCCGTGGGTGACCGAACCTGGCCTATGGATGCAATGGGACTGGGGCGAGGGGCCGCGGCTGGGCGATCGCCGCACGTCGCTCTGGTGCGCCTGGCTGGCCTGGTCGCGGTTCCGCGTGGTGATCCCGGTGCTGGACAAGACGATCCCGACGGTCGCCGCGTGTCTGGACGCGACGTTCCGCGTGTTCGGCGGGGTCCCGACCTACTGCCTGACCGACAACGAGAAGACGGTGACGTCAACGCACATCGCGAACGTCGCGGTGCGCAACCCGGACATCGTTCCGATCGCGCGGTTCTACGGCACCGTGATCCGCACCTGCATGCCCGCGGACCCGGCCTCCAAGGGCGGAGTGGAGAACACGGTGAAGGTCGCCAAGCGGGACCTGGTCCCGACCGCGACGAACCTGCGGTCCTCCTACGGTTCGTTCGCCGAGATCGAGGCCGCCTGTGATGCGTTCATGGCCGAGGTCAACGGGCGGGTCCACCGGGAGACCCGCCGGGCTCCGGTCGAGATGCTCGGCGAGGAGCGGTTCCGGCTGCACCAGGTCCCCGAACACCCCTACACCGCGGCGTTCGGCACCAGCCGGCAGGTCCACGACAAGGACTCCACCATCCGCGTTGACCAAGTCCGCTACTCGGTGCCGCACCAGCTGGCCGGCGGGCAGGTGTTCGTGCGCTGGCACGCCGATGAACTGGTCGTCACCGCCGTCGTCGACGGCACACCGGCCGAGGTCGTCCGGCACCCCCGCTCCACGCCCGGCAACCCGGTGATCCTGGACGAGCACTACCCGGATTCAGCCCGCGGAGCCCGGGTCCCG is from Yinghuangia sp. ASG 101 and encodes:
- a CDS encoding IS5 family transposase, which encodes MSERKPYPSDLSDEQWSLIEPVITAWKDRHRSVSGHQGAYDMREIVNAILYQGRTGCQWAYLPNDLPPKSATYYYFAAWRDDGTDRVVHELLRCQVRERARRLEDPTLVVLDTQSVRVAAGVPAATTGYDPAKKVPGRKRGLAVDVLGLVVAVVVVAANTHDDAAGTALLDQVADHAGGTVRKALVDQGFKNQVVVHGAGLGIDVGIVERVPGHRGFLPQPKRWRVEQTYAVLILHRRLVRDYEHLPASSASRVHWAMTHVMIRRLTGANTPTWREPQAVPA
- a CDS encoding recombinase family protein; this encodes MAEFFDVGHSRSIPWARRPEAAALLAALADPDRGFDAIVIGSSERAFYGQQFANMAPLFAHYGAAVWLPELGGEVDPSLTAHDELMVLLGILSKREVARARIRARTSMTVQARNQGRYLGGRPPYGYRLVDAGPHPNNADARRGVRLRKLDVDPTTGPVVTWIFAQRLAGHSKARITRALNDAGIPSPTAADPERNMHRANTRWTLTAVRAILANPRYTGRQVWNRQRTDHVLVDPDNTTLGHRDVMRWNDRDEWVISDRPAHPALVSEADFVRAQGIRATARTPGRTYLLAGMLACGPCGRRMESCWSNGKPSYRCRHGFSSATTPDPARPKNAYVREELVLRHLPALHVRLGGSRSTVTPEAALAYLQTRAIRLIYNPTNRTVTADTEGKERVYLG
- a CDS encoding SpdA protein, with the translated sequence MSTAVTPPMGAVDIARNPRDSAVRAVTLIMGAVVGLTFLFGFGNVWALALRLGVLPWVAPLVAPAVDLSILGLLLAIRRLVLDGADATVIRPARRLLVFSSVMTLALNVAEPLITQHYGKAAFDAVGPLLLIGWAEVGPGLLEVLSQRAVTKELPPPQLDSETRTIKQAVAVHNATGTGDNDTAGAQEDLLALARAADVRHRHVHRRPISAETLRKELRVGAQRSRQLVCQRTWQGPRWRS
- the istA gene encoding IS21 family transposase — protein: MKTNEEIMEILAAYDLTGSYRKAAELAGCDHHTVRRYVQLRGTGIDPAARIPRTKMIDAFMPKVEELIEASRGRIGADQVHKKLIAMGYGGTDRTTRRAVAAAKESYRTGHRRVHRPWVTEPGLWMQWDWGEGPRLGDRRTSLWCAWLAWSRFRVVIPVLDKTIPTVAACLDATFRVFGGVPTYCLTDNEKTVTSTHIANVAVRNPDIVPIARFYGTVIRTCMPADPASKGGVENTVKVAKRDLVPTATNLRSSYGSFAEIEAACDAFMAEVNGRVHRETRRAPVEMLGEERFRLHQVPEHPYTAAFGTSRQVHDKDSTIRVDQVRYSVPHQLAGGQVFVRWHADELVVTAVVDGTPAEVVRHPRSTPGNPVILDEHYPDSARGARVPRPTNAAEEAFLTIGPGAASWLEEAAAEGVRGIAAKMAEAVALAKLRGQGAVDRALGTAALAGRFSEGDLRSILDHQAFHDAPAAPSRAGEQHSLQPGTSAWSGFGDPR